One Gossypium hirsutum isolate 1008001.06 chromosome A11, Gossypium_hirsutum_v2.1, whole genome shotgun sequence genomic window carries:
- the LOC107922719 gene encoding berberine bridge enzyme-like 8: MKSLQFSMLLLSLVLAALLSFSTGALPQEDFLRCLSLRSNDSSTISSVIYTRNNPSYSTVLESTIRNLRFNSTNTPKPLVIVTPSRTSHFQATIYCSRKHGLQIRTRSGGHDYEGLSYVAKVPFVVVDLVNFRTVDVDVENRVAWVQAGAILGEIYYRIAEKSRTLAFAGGIFHSIGVGGYISGGGFGLLFRKYGTAGDNVIDAQFIDVNGRILDRKSMGEDLFWAIRGGGGGSFGIVLAWKLKLVPVPAIVTVFSVNRTLEQNATQLILRWQEIAHQLPDEMNPDVTMLSVNSTQDGRKTILASFSSLFLGTIDELLPIMQQRFPELGLSRQDCSEMSWIESVLYFNQLQNQPLEILLNRTFRTSVGGQYYKIKSDYVKEPISETALNGLFSRLSDEEASSAFIIFMAYGGIMDRIPEDATPFPHRAGNLYKIYYDVNWQEQDNVNSQKYIDWSRRVYNYMTPFVSKSPREAYANYRDLDIGSNNVGITSYRQASVWGRKYFKNNFDRLVQVKTKIDPQNFFKHEQSIPPLH, encoded by the coding sequence ATGAAGTCCCTACAGTTCTCAATGTTACTGCTTTCTCTTGTTTTGGCTGCTCTTTTGTCATTTTCAACGGGGGCTTTGCCTCAGGAAGATTTTCTTCGATGCCTTTCCCTTCGTTCAAATGATTCTTCTACTATTTCCAGTGTGATTTACACACGAAATAATCCTTCTTATTCAACTGTTTTGGAATCTACAATACGAAATCTTCGGTTCAATTCGACTAATACCCCAAAGCCTTTGGTCATCGTAACACCATCGCGAACATCCCATTTTCAAGCAACGATTTACTGTTCGAGGAAACATGGGCTCCAAATTAGGACCCGAAGTGGCGGCCATGATTACGAAGGTCTTTCGTATGTTGCCAAAGTCCCCTTTGTTGTCGTCGACTTGGTTAATTTCCGAACGGTGGATGTTGACGTTGAAAACAGAGTTGCATGGGTTCAAGCTGGTGCGATTCTCGGTGAAATTTATTATAGAATTGCAGAAAAAAGTAGAACACTCGCCTTTGCGGGTGGCATTTTTCATTCAATTGGAGTTGGCGGTTATATTAGCGGCGGAGGATTCGGGTTATTGTTCAGAAAATATGGTACTGCCGGTGATAACGTGATTGACGCTCAATTCATCGACGTAAATGGAAGAATTCTTGATAGGAAATCTATGGGGGAAGATTTGTTTTGGGCAATtcgaggtggtggtggtggtagtTTTGGGATCGTACTTGCCTGGAAACTAAAACTTGTTCCAGTTCCTGCAATTGTGACGGTATTTTCCGTCAACCGAACACTCGAACAAAACGCTACCCAACTCATCCTTCGATGGCAAGAGATCGCTCATCAACTTCCCGATGAAATGAATCCCGACGTTACAATGTTGAGCGTTAATTCAACTCAAGACGGGAGGAAAACAATTCTTGCTTCGTTCAGTTCATTGTTCCTCGGCACCATTGACGAGCTTCTCCCAATTATGCAACAAAGATTCCCCGAGCTTGGATTATCAAGACAGGATTGCTCCGAAATGAGTTGGATCGAATCGGTCCTTTACTTCAACCAACTCCAAAACCAACCCTTGGAAATTTTGCTTAACAGAACTTTCCGAACCTCTGTTGGCGGCCAATACTACAAAATCAAATCTGACTACGTAAAGGAACCCATCTCCGAAACTGCattgaatggtttattttcaagACTTTCCGATGAAGAAGCCTCGTCGGCCTTCATTATCTTCATGGCTTATGGCGGAATCATGGATCGGATTCCTGAGGACGCAACACCATTCCCACATCGAGCTGGCAATTTGTACAAAATCTATTACGACGTGAATTGGCAAGAACAAGACAACGTCAACTCGCAAAAATACATCGATTGGTCAAGAAGAGTTTATAATTATATGACTCCATTTGTTTCGAAATCTCCCCGAGAGGCTTATGCCAATTATCGAGATCTTGACATTGGCTCCAACAATGTGGGTATCACAAGCTATAGGCAAGCAAGCGTTTGGGGTCgtaaatatttcaaaaacaaCTTTGATCGATTGGTGCAAGTGAAGACAAAAATTGATCCTCAAAACTTTTTCAAGCATGAACAAAGCATTCCTCCCCTGCATTAG